In Acaryochloris marina S15, a single genomic region encodes these proteins:
- the fabF gene encoding beta-ketoacyl-ACP synthase II yields MTNLEPKRVVITGLGAITPLGNTLSEYWDGLLAGRSGIGPVTRFDAAKHACQIAGEVKGFDPQDYMDRKDAKRMDRFAQFAVSASKQALADANFTIDDTNANDIGIIIGTGIGGLKVLEDQQEIYLTKGPDRCSPFMIPMMIANMAAGLTAIHVGAKGPNSCSVTACAAGSNAIGDAFRFVQRGYTKAMICGGTEAAVTPLSMAGFAACRALSTRNDDPTKASRPFDRDRDGFVLGEGVGILLIEELEHALARGAKIYAELIGYGVTCDAHHMTSPSPGGVGAARAIELCLKDSNLSPDQISYINAHGTSTNANDTTETAAIKHAIGDNAYRVAISSTKSMTGHLLGGSGGIEAVATAMAIANDQVPPTINLDNPDEGCDLDYIPHTSRKLTVDVALSNSFGFGGHNVTLAFRKYAD; encoded by the coding sequence ATGACTAACCTAGAGCCTAAGCGCGTTGTAATTACAGGGCTGGGGGCCATCACTCCGTTAGGGAATACCCTCTCTGAATACTGGGATGGGTTGCTTGCGGGTCGCAGTGGAATTGGCCCCGTCACCCGGTTTGATGCAGCTAAGCATGCCTGCCAAATTGCCGGAGAAGTGAAAGGCTTCGATCCACAAGACTATATGGATCGTAAAGACGCCAAACGCATGGACCGTTTTGCTCAATTTGCGGTGTCTGCCAGCAAACAAGCCCTAGCTGATGCTAACTTCACCATTGACGATACCAATGCAAACGATATCGGTATCATCATCGGCACCGGTATTGGGGGTCTAAAAGTTCTAGAGGATCAGCAGGAAATTTATCTCACCAAAGGGCCGGATCGCTGCAGCCCCTTTATGATTCCGATGATGATTGCCAATATGGCGGCAGGCTTAACAGCCATTCATGTGGGTGCTAAAGGTCCTAACTCCTGTTCAGTGACGGCCTGTGCTGCCGGGTCTAACGCCATTGGTGATGCCTTTCGCTTTGTCCAGAGGGGCTATACCAAAGCGATGATTTGTGGTGGCACCGAAGCTGCAGTGACTCCCTTATCCATGGCTGGATTTGCGGCCTGTCGAGCCCTCTCCACCCGCAATGATGATCCCACAAAAGCCAGCCGCCCGTTTGATCGTGATCGGGATGGTTTTGTCCTGGGAGAAGGAGTTGGCATTCTCTTAATTGAAGAATTAGAGCATGCTCTAGCGCGAGGCGCCAAAATTTACGCCGAGCTGATTGGCTATGGGGTCACTTGCGATGCTCATCATATGACATCCCCCTCCCCTGGTGGCGTTGGCGCGGCCCGAGCCATTGAGTTATGCCTTAAAGACAGTAACTTGTCCCCTGACCAAATCAGCTATATCAATGCCCATGGCACCAGCACGAACGCCAACGATACAACGGAAACAGCTGCAATTAAGCATGCAATCGGTGATAATGCTTACCGAGTAGCCATTAGTTCCACAAAATCGATGACGGGTCATTTACTGGGCGGGTCGGGTGGTATTGAAGCCGTAGCCACTGCCATGGCCATTGCCAATGATCAAGTCCCGCCGACAATTAACCTAGATAATCCTGACGAAGGATGCGATTTAGACTATATTCCCCATACCAGCCGTAAATTAACGGTTGATGTTGCTCTTTCCAATTCCTTTGGTTTTGGCGGTCACAATGTCACCCTCGCCTTCCGAAAATATGCCGATTGA
- the acpP gene encoding acyl carrier protein, whose translation MSESEIFGKVKDIVAEQLSVDAEKVTPEASFQNDLDADSLDVVEMVMALEEEFDIEIPDEAAEEILTVQAAVNFISSKVKA comes from the coding sequence ATGAGTGAGTCGGAAATTTTTGGCAAAGTAAAAGATATTGTTGCCGAGCAATTAAGTGTTGATGCTGAAAAGGTAACGCCAGAAGCGAGCTTCCAGAACGATCTAGATGCTGACTCCCTGGATGTTGTGGAAATGGTGATGGCTCTAGAAGAAGAGTTTGATATCGAAATTCCAGACGAAGCAGCCGAAGAAATCCTTACGGTTCAAGCTGCTGTTAACTTTATCTCAAGCAAAGTAAAGGCTTAG